In the genome of Chloroflexota bacterium, one region contains:
- a CDS encoding radical SAM protein, which produces MGIRIPRGRRLRKRAASLVKYLGYKAGLVRLPYYPDRMYLESTNACNLNCIMCPNGIGTMKRKRGYMDWDLFRSIVDEMAGHVPVTTLHIWGEPLLHPKLPDMIAYARQKGIRPEISTNATLLTEDLSKEILRAGLGTIYMCLDGASAETYETIRRRGDFEQTRANIQRFIDLRRQVPGAEPQVNVQIIEMQPTLPEVEEFTKQWRQAGVYRVSVKPFDSWGNQVDAIASLRAAEAKVPPKRWHCPNLWFHVHIYWDGTLVCCDRDFDALYPLGNVAGGVMKAWNGPAMQELRRKHLARRLDDVPSCRNCVEWSWWKPTPFQSFGNRPQE; this is translated from the coding sequence ATGGGCATAAGGATTCCGCGGGGCCGCCGCCTGCGAAAGCGAGCGGCTTCCCTAGTCAAGTATCTCGGATACAAGGCCGGCCTGGTTCGGTTGCCCTACTATCCCGACCGCATGTACTTGGAGTCCACCAACGCCTGCAACCTGAATTGCATCATGTGCCCCAACGGCATCGGCACCATGAAGCGCAAGCGGGGCTACATGGATTGGGATCTATTCCGGAGCATCGTGGACGAGATGGCCGGCCACGTGCCGGTTACCACGCTCCACATCTGGGGCGAGCCGCTGCTCCATCCGAAACTGCCCGACATGATCGCCTACGCCCGCCAGAAGGGCATCCGCCCCGAGATTTCCACCAACGCCACGCTGCTCACGGAGGACCTCAGCAAGGAGATCCTGCGGGCGGGGCTGGGGACGATCTATATGTGCCTGGACGGCGCGTCGGCCGAGACCTACGAGACCATCCGCCGTCGCGGCGACTTTGAGCAGACGCGGGCCAACATCCAGCGGTTCATTGACCTGCGCCGCCAGGTGCCCGGCGCGGAGCCCCAGGTCAACGTGCAGATCATAGAGATGCAGCCGACCCTGCCCGAGGTGGAGGAGTTCACGAAGCAGTGGCGGCAGGCGGGAGTGTACCGCGTGAGCGTCAAGCCCTTTGACTCGTGGGGCAATCAGGTGGACGCCATCGCCAGCCTGCGGGCCGCCGAGGCCAAAGTGCCCCCCAAACGCTGGCATTGCCCCAACCTGTGGTTCCATGTCCACATCTACTGGGACGGCACGCTGGTCTGCTGCGACCGCGACTTTGATGCCCTGTACCCGCTGGGCAATGTGGCGGGCGGCGTGATGAAGGCGTGGAACGGCCCGGCCATGCAGGAACTGCGCCGCAAACACCTGGCGCGCCGACTGGACGACGTGCCTTCGTGCCGCAACTGTGTGGAGTGGTCGTGGTGGAAGCCCACGCCGTTCCAGTCCTTCGGCAACCGCCCGCAGGAGTAG
- a CDS encoding cobalamin B12-binding domain-containing protein, whose product MRVALIAPKWHEKITDYPPLGLAYLAAVLERGGHEARIFDFGLHPHRPQQEDVADVVGYAPALIGFTVMTGGYHSVTEAIALLKQALPSVPIVLGGPHPTVFPEAVASDPGVDFVVYGEGEETLMELIAALEAGAEDFSGIRGIAYARDGDVVRTPERPLIADLDALPLPARHLLELDKYPLAAPDGGKMLTVLSSRGCPFNCSYCFKGIVGRTYRQRSAENVVNELRLLRNQYNVRNFYFIDDLFTINTKRLMAISQMIIDEGLDIRWQCLGRVDRVTPESLAMMYRAGCREIHYGIESGNPQVLAATGKNITMDQVRQAVKWTAESGIRSKGYFMLGLPGDTEETMEQTIRFACELELDEAMFSITTPFPGTRLWDELVKKRPETRYNADFTRAYYYNAYTEEIAPFLNVSEVSDSRLGKLALIARRRFEESRQRRRYLKAFGPRLGAVAWAISRVKPIRALGRRLMRLGLFKRFASLRKEGKHAWA is encoded by the coding sequence TTGAGAGTTGCGCTGATTGCGCCGAAGTGGCACGAGAAGATCACCGACTACCCGCCCTTGGGGCTGGCGTACTTGGCGGCAGTCCTGGAGCGTGGCGGGCACGAGGCGCGCATCTTTGACTTCGGCCTGCATCCCCACCGCCCACAACAGGAGGACGTGGCGGACGTGGTGGGCTACGCGCCCGCGCTCATCGGGTTCACGGTGATGACGGGCGGGTACCACAGCGTAACCGAAGCCATCGCGCTGCTGAAGCAGGCGCTGCCGTCGGTGCCCATCGTTCTGGGCGGGCCGCACCCGACCGTCTTCCCGGAGGCCGTGGCGTCGGATCCGGGCGTGGACTTCGTGGTCTACGGCGAGGGCGAGGAGACGCTGATGGAACTGATCGCCGCGCTGGAGGCCGGGGCCGAGGATTTTTCGGGCATTCGCGGCATCGCCTACGCCCGCGACGGCGACGTGGTGCGCACGCCAGAGCGCCCGCTCATCGCCGACCTGGACGCGCTGCCGCTGCCCGCGCGCCATCTGCTGGAACTGGACAAGTACCCCCTCGCCGCGCCCGACGGCGGCAAGATGCTGACCGTCCTGTCCAGCCGCGGCTGCCCCTTCAATTGCAGTTACTGCTTCAAGGGCATCGTTGGGCGTACCTACCGCCAGCGGAGCGCCGAGAACGTGGTGAACGAACTGCGCCTGCTGCGCAATCAGTACAACGTGCGCAACTTCTACTTCATTGATGACCTGTTCACCATCAACACCAAGCGCCTCATGGCCATCTCGCAGATGATCATAGACGAGGGCCTGGACATTCGCTGGCAGTGCCTGGGGCGCGTGGACCGCGTAACGCCCGAGAGTTTGGCCATGATGTACCGCGCCGGCTGCCGCGAAATCCACTACGGGATTGAGTCGGGCAACCCGCAGGTCCTGGCGGCCACCGGCAAGAACATCACCATGGATCAGGTGCGCCAGGCCGTGAAGTGGACGGCGGAGTCCGGAATCCGCAGCAAGGGCTACTTCATGCTCGGACTGCCGGGCGATACCGAAGAAACGATGGAGCAGACGATTCGCTTCGCCTGCGAACTGGAATTGGACGAGGCCATGTTCAGCATCACGACGCCATTCCCAGGCACGCGCCTGTGGGACGAATTGGTCAAGAAGCGCCCGGAGACCCGCTACAATGCCGACTTCACGCGCGCTTACTATTACAACGCCTACACCGAGGAGATCGCGCCTTTCCTGAACGTGTCGGAGGTGTCGGACTCGCGGCTGGGGAAACTGGCCCTGATCGCGCGGCGGCGGTTTGAGGAGAGCCGCCAGCGTCGCCGGTACCTGAAGGCTTTCGGCCCGCGCCTGGGCGCTGTGGCGTGGGCTATCTCGCGCGTCAAGCCTATCCGGGCGCTGGGCCGCAGGCTGATGCGCCTGGGGCTGTTCAAGCGTTTCGCATCCCTACGAAAGGAAGGAAAACACGCATGGGCATAA
- a CDS encoding GAF domain-containing protein, whose product MSASTTIYIPPPTLHYRKDGLLRLERRFGAPLRWGMFLVGAISVWTTQQVPFPRAAALGLAVFMAFAFLISVLVYGTWRDRIPVWLVPAATIVDSLAILFLIPYSGGVGSELYLLYFVLAVKVALCYPFAHWLIFLPFLYGPLYILGVYLQIQSLLFLLSPGFVLRYLILFAMVLAALYVAWLLERRYRLVRGLNYALEEQGQELRRKTSVLQRTATDLGDRVMQLRSLQEGIKTINSAVALESLLGMIVANASQVLRGTRCSIALLDEATGEVVTLAASGVPAQSLWGSRFPVGKGVAGWVVANAAPALIGDVSQDARYIRLGQMPVQSIISVPLMSDGKAIGAISATSPEANAFGPDDLNLLAAFADQAAIAVKKARLYEDLAREKRQTEQIYRSVQEKSNELEAVLQGIGDGVLVTDTDLNLVMMNPVAVRIFGVEDAPSLGKPLADTVGHRELMGVMREALAAPGKPVIREIRVPMTREHPEMIYQALATTVPGAAGEARGVVTVLRDITSQKQLEQMKSNFLSVVSHELKTPLHSIKGFVDIILMGKTGKINDLQRDFLATVREQTDQLQNLISELLEFSRLESGQIRLRIEEISFADIAARVAEKLAPQAQEAQIALESTIPADFATVEADATRMEQVLTNLVDNAIKFTPAGGRIVIHGEDLGDRVLISVADTGIGIPPAEREKVFERFYQVDSGATRPYRGTGLGLSICKHIVEHHRGRIWVEGAEPQGSVFKFVLPKRLEGGRDLSLDFTTLPSEGARQ is encoded by the coding sequence ATGAGCGCATCCACGACGATCTACATCCCACCGCCGACGCTCCACTACCGCAAGGATGGGTTGTTGCGCCTGGAACGGCGGTTCGGCGCGCCGTTGCGCTGGGGCATGTTCCTGGTGGGCGCCATCAGCGTGTGGACGACGCAGCAGGTGCCGTTCCCGCGGGCGGCGGCGCTCGGCCTGGCGGTGTTCATGGCCTTCGCGTTCCTCATCTCGGTGCTGGTGTACGGCACCTGGCGCGACAGGATTCCCGTCTGGCTCGTGCCGGCGGCCACCATCGTGGACTCGCTGGCCATCCTGTTCCTGATTCCGTACTCCGGCGGCGTGGGGAGCGAACTCTACCTGCTCTACTTCGTGCTTGCGGTGAAAGTGGCCCTGTGCTACCCGTTCGCGCACTGGCTCATCTTCCTGCCGTTCCTCTACGGGCCGCTGTACATCCTCGGCGTGTACCTGCAGATTCAATCGCTCTTGTTCCTGCTGTCGCCCGGGTTCGTGCTGCGGTATCTCATCCTGTTCGCGATGGTGCTGGCGGCGCTGTACGTGGCATGGCTCTTGGAGCGCCGGTATCGCCTCGTGCGCGGGCTCAACTACGCCCTGGAGGAGCAGGGGCAGGAACTCCGCCGCAAGACGTCGGTGTTGCAGCGGACGGCGACGGACTTGGGCGACCGGGTCATGCAGTTGCGCTCCCTGCAAGAGGGGATCAAGACGATCAACTCGGCGGTGGCCCTGGAGTCGCTGCTGGGGATGATTGTCGCCAACGCCTCGCAGGTGCTGCGGGGCACTCGCTGCTCCATCGCGCTGCTGGACGAGGCGACGGGCGAGGTGGTAACCCTGGCGGCGTCGGGCGTGCCCGCGCAGAGCCTGTGGGGGTCTCGCTTCCCCGTGGGCAAGGGCGTCGCCGGCTGGGTCGTGGCCAACGCGGCGCCGGCGCTCATCGGCGACGTGAGCCAGGATGCCCGCTACATCCGCCTGGGCCAGATGCCCGTGCAGTCCATCATCAGCGTTCCGCTCATGTCCGACGGGAAGGCCATCGGGGCCATCAGCGCCACCAGCCCCGAGGCCAACGCATTCGGGCCGGATGACCTGAACCTTCTGGCGGCCTTTGCCGACCAGGCGGCCATCGCGGTCAAGAAGGCGCGGCTCTACGAAGACCTGGCCCGCGAGAAGCGCCAGACGGAGCAGATTTACCGGAGCGTGCAGGAGAAGAGCAACGAGTTGGAGGCGGTGCTCCAGGGTATTGGCGACGGCGTCCTGGTTACCGACACCGACCTGAACCTGGTGATGATGAACCCCGTGGCGGTGCGCATCTTCGGCGTGGAGGACGCCCCCTCGCTGGGCAAGCCGCTGGCCGACACGGTGGGCCACCGCGAACTGATGGGCGTGATGCGCGAGGCGCTGGCGGCCCCGGGGAAGCCTGTCATCCGCGAGATTCGGGTGCCGATGACCCGCGAGCACCCGGAGATGATCTACCAGGCCCTTGCGACGACCGTCCCGGGCGCTGCCGGCGAGGCGCGCGGCGTCGTTACCGTGCTGCGCGACATCACCAGCCAGAAGCAACTGGAGCAGATGAAGTCCAATTTCCTGTCCGTCGTCTCGCACGAATTGAAGACGCCGCTCCACTCCATCAAGGGGTTTGTGGACATCATCCTGATGGGCAAGACGGGCAAGATCAACGACCTCCAGCGCGACTTTCTGGCTACGGTTCGCGAGCAGACCGACCAGTTGCAGAATCTCATCAGCGAACTCCTGGAGTTCTCGCGGCTGGAATCGGGGCAGATTCGGCTGCGCATAGAGGAGATTTCGTTCGCCGACATCGCGGCGCGCGTCGCCGAGAAACTGGCGCCGCAGGCGCAGGAGGCGCAGATCGCGCTGGAGTCCACGATTCCCGCCGATTTCGCCACGGTGGAGGCCGACGCGACTCGCATGGAGCAGGTGCTCACCAACCTGGTGGACAACGCCATCAAGTTCACGCCGGCGGGCGGCCGCATCGTTATCCACGGCGAGGATTTGGGCGACCGCGTGCTCATCTCGGTGGCCGATACGGGCATCGGCATCCCGCCAGCCGAGCGCGAGAAGGTCTTTGAGCGGTTCTACCAGGTGGACAGCGGCGCGACTCGCCCCTATCGCGGCACCGGCCTGGGCCTCAGCATCTGCAAGCACATCGTGGAGCATCACCGCGGGCGCATCTGGGTGGAGGGCGCGGAACCGCAGGGCAGCGTGTTCAAGTTCGTCCTGCCCAAGCGCCTGGAAGGCGGGCGCGACCTGTCGCTGGACTTCACCACGTTGCCCTCCGAGGGCGCCCGACAGTGA
- a CDS encoding tetratricopeptide repeat protein: protein MDDPLNKMAQEAAGDPNPDEELDAEALYTRGMAHYRRREWQRAMEYFVRLKALEPNRPGIDALLDELDWFIQLQAMGPEGQATETEAVRTGPSAEPEVREVVARPPKARRAPIRFNWRVLIWPLVLVVVALGAFLIFKTQQPDPIDVLYNRAQAKMTVGDYEEAIRIYEQILERDPNHKGAQFGLDKARRLSNLSILYQNARTYIANEQWDLAWAELNKILEIDPSYSDASTLASFVERRKTVADLYKEGQGYYESGEWGKAIDRLERARSLEPSYNEQLVRKMLFESYVNEAKRLIDDQASQVADLRRAIQHLSSALTLNPQDSRVAAIKSDAESYLAGVVAFGNGEFDLAHARFNKLYSAPGEYPIRNAGYWLYKTYIARGDALRDAGRYTEALAQYGQAQAVAGVDTAEAQARIADILTNYATPTPTTTPTRTPTRTRAPTNTPVPPTATPVPPTQPPPPPPTKPPTPTQPPTATPVPPTPTRPPR, encoded by the coding sequence ATGGATGATCCCCTGAATAAGATGGCCCAGGAGGCTGCTGGGGACCCGAACCCCGACGAGGAACTGGACGCAGAGGCGCTCTACACACGGGGCATGGCCCATTACCGTCGCCGCGAGTGGCAGAGGGCCATGGAGTACTTCGTGCGCCTCAAGGCGCTTGAGCCGAATCGGCCTGGGATTGACGCCCTGCTGGACGAATTGGATTGGTTCATCCAACTCCAGGCCATGGGACCTGAAGGCCAGGCGACAGAGACCGAGGCGGTGCGTACCGGGCCGTCTGCGGAGCCGGAAGTCCGCGAGGTGGTCGCGCGCCCGCCGAAGGCCCGCCGCGCCCCCATCCGCTTCAACTGGCGCGTCCTGATATGGCCGCTGGTGCTGGTCGTCGTCGCCCTTGGGGCGTTCCTCATCTTCAAGACCCAGCAGCCCGATCCCATTGATGTGCTATACAACCGCGCCCAGGCGAAGATGACGGTCGGGGATTACGAAGAGGCGATCCGCATCTACGAGCAGATTCTGGAGCGCGATCCCAATCACAAGGGCGCGCAGTTTGGCCTGGACAAGGCACGCCGTTTGTCCAATCTCAGCATCCTGTACCAGAACGCGAGGACGTACATTGCCAACGAACAGTGGGACCTGGCCTGGGCCGAACTCAACAAGATTCTGGAGATAGATCCCAGTTACAGCGATGCCAGCACGTTGGCCTCGTTTGTGGAGCGCCGCAAGACGGTCGCCGACCTGTACAAGGAGGGACAGGGCTACTACGAGAGCGGCGAATGGGGCAAAGCGATAGACCGCCTGGAGCGCGCCCGCAGTCTGGAGCCATCCTACAATGAGCAGTTGGTCCGCAAAATGCTGTTTGAGTCGTATGTGAACGAGGCGAAGCGCCTGATAGACGATCAGGCGAGCCAGGTGGCCGACCTGCGGCGCGCCATCCAGCATCTGTCCAGCGCGCTGACTCTGAACCCGCAGGACAGTCGGGTGGCGGCCATCAAGAGCGACGCCGAGTCGTACCTGGCCGGCGTCGTGGCCTTCGGGAATGGCGAGTTTGATTTGGCCCACGCGCGTTTCAACAAACTCTACAGCGCGCCGGGCGAGTATCCCATTCGCAACGCGGGCTATTGGCTGTACAAGACCTACATCGCGCGCGGCGATGCTCTGCGAGATGCTGGCCGCTACACCGAGGCGCTGGCGCAGTACGGCCAGGCGCAGGCCGTGGCGGGCGTGGATACCGCCGAGGCGCAAGCGCGAATCGCCGACATCCTCACCAACTATGCGACGCCGACGCCCACCACTACGCCGACCCGCACGCCGACGCGGACGCGCGCGCCCACGAACACGCCGGTGCCGCCCACGGCGACGCCGGTGCCGCCGACCCAGCCGCCTCCGCCGCCGCCCACAAAGCCGCCGACGCCAACCCAGCCGCCCACGGCGACGCCGGTGCCGCCCACGCCCACGAGGCCGCCGCGCTAG